In the Deltaproteobacteria bacterium CG11_big_fil_rev_8_21_14_0_20_42_23 genome, TCCTGCTGAGGTCTTCTTGAACCAAGTGTTGCACTTCGAATGTGAATCCACATCCCCGCGTTCGCGAGGATGACAAAAAACAAAATTATACAAAAGAAGCTAAAGTACCAAACACTAAGTACCAGGTACCATTCTACCATCGTACTAACACTTCTCCAACACACTCACCGTAACATACGTTCCAGTTCCTGCATGAGAATGAATGACGCCTCGTTTTGCGTTTTTTACTTGAAGTTTGGCGTCGGCAAAATGTTTTTCAATTTTTTCTGTTAATTGCCAGTAAGCAAAGGTTGCTTGCATTAAACCTGTTGCACCAACGGGATGTCCGCACGCAATAAGGCCGCCAGACGGATTCACTGGGCATTCGGATTCGTATTCAAACTTCATTCCGTAATCTATGCCTGGCATGTGGGCTTTTCCTGAAGTGGCAAAGTTTCCGCCTTCACCGTATTTGCACAATCCCATATCTTCGTACGTTTGAATTTCAGATGAGGTGTAGGCATCGTGAAGCTCGACAAAATCTACTTCTTTTAGCGGATCTGTAATGCCTGCCATCTTGTAAGCTTGAATTGATGCGCATCTGCCAGCTCTGAAAGAGTGAATGCCAGGGTAATCTAAATTTTTGTAATCAGCTTCAGTTTCGTTTGGAAGCAGTGGAACTTTTTTGTGAGGCCGATCGGACATACGCATGGCGTCTGTGCCACGGCCGATGCCGGTGATCTTTGCTTTTGGCAAAGTTTTTCCTGCGGCAGCTTCTAATTTTTTTACGCCCTCTTCGCTTGCAAGCACTACCGCTGCAGCGCCGTCGCTCATGGTGCAAATATCAAGTCGTGTTAATGGCCAAGCCACCATTGGTGCATTGCGCACATCTTGAATGCTGAGCTTCATTTGCTTTTGCGCGTAAGGATTATGAAAAGCATTGTTGTGATTTTTTACCGAAACCGCTGCAAGTTGCTCTACAGTTGTTCCAAATTCTTGCATGTGACGTGTTACCATCATGGCGTAGTAGCCTGAGTAAAATCCGCCGACGGGAAAATCGAAACTTACATCGGAAGCAAGTGCGATGAATTCATTTCCCTTCCAAGTGTTTACATGGCTCATGGTTTCGAAACCAAAAATGAGGCATGTATCCATATGGCCCGATGCAATATTTTTCCAGCCTTCCTGGAAAGACAGACCACCCGTGGCTCCGCCGCCTTCAACGCGGTGCGAAGGTTTTGGACAGAGGCCCAAAAAATCTTGGCACATTACGCCTGCCATCAGCTGACGCGTGAAGTGATCAGAAAAATAAGAAGCAACTGAGCCATCCACAATTTCCAAAAACTTTGGATAATCGATGC is a window encoding:
- a CDS encoding acetyl-CoA acetyltransferase (Catalyzes the synthesis of acetoacetyl coenzyme A from two molecules of acetyl coenzyme A. It can also act as a thiolase, catalyzing the reverse reaction and generating two-carbon units from the four-carbon product of fatty acid oxidation) yields the protein MRDVYVVAAGVSKFKKARPDKTFQAIVDEAVKYAINDMGIDYPKFLEIVDGSVASYFSDHFTRQLMAGVMCQDFLGLCPKPSHRVEGGGATGGLSFQEGWKNIASGHMDTCLIFGFETMSHVNTWKGNEFIALASDVSFDFPVGGFYSGYYAMMVTRHMQEFGTTVEQLAAVSVKNHNNAFHNPYAQKQMKLSIQDVRNAPMVAWPLTRLDICTMSDGAAAVVLASEEGVKKLEAAAGKTLPKAKITGIGRGTDAMRMSDRPHKKVPLLPNETEADYKNLDYPGIHSFRAGRCASIQAYKMAGITDPLKEVDFVELHDAYTSSEIQTYEDMGLCKYGEGGNFATSGKAHMPGIDYGMKFEYESECPVNPSGGLIACGHPVGATGLMQATFAYWQLTEKIEKHFADAKLQVKNAKRGVIHSHAGTGTYVTVSVLEKC